AGCTTTTTTGGTCACACTTAAACATAAATTGCTTGGTAGTTGTAATAGTTAAACATATATGCCGCTACTGTGTTTAAAGCTTTAGGTTTCTTTTCTTGTATAAGCTATTTGCAGGATCATCCGGAGTTCTGCACAACCTATATTTGCAGATTATATTGGGAAGTTCTGTATAGAATCTATTGAGTTTGAAAAATTGAGTCTTGGAACGCTTCCACCAACAGTTCACGGTAAATCCTTGGTCCcatttagttcttgtgatctCTTACCGTTGTGTTCAATGTGCTAATTTGGTTAATGACATTTTGTCTCTAATCTCCTACAAGAGTTAAGTTCTATGAGACCAACGAGAAGGAGCTTTTGTTAGAACCATCAATAAAGTGGACAGGAAATCCCAACATTGTTTTGGTGCTAAAGGTGATGTCTTTCCGAATTAGAGTTCAGGTCAGTAAGAGTGATAATGGAACGCAAGCAATGCAAAGCTTTACTACTCTTAGTTCCAAAAACACGAAGTTTTATCATCTTTTACCTTTGCAGCCTCTTCTGCCGACCTTCCCTTGTTTTGGAATGGTTGTAGTTTCATTAATGGAAAAGGTAGCTACATCTCACATAAAAGTGACTCAGAACTGATTTGAAAGTTACTTGCTTTACCACATGTTGATCAGCATGATTCCTCTATGCAGCCACATGTTGATTTTGGATTGAAAGTGACCAAGTTTGGCTACTGCAAAATGTTTTCATTGAGGTGTGTTCTATTCTTCTATGTCAATCAAAAAATTAGACACCCAAAGATGACTAATGGgaagacaaaaattaaaaacaagggtgtcaaaaaattagtattagttttaatgttattaaaaaatacagaCACTCAAATGGGTATGTGCTCTTAAACTTGCTAAATAAGAGACAACTAGGTACCAACCCGTACTATGTGcaggataaatcgatttaaataaaatattatgaataaaattattatttgagattNTTATCTAGATATTTTGTCTAGTTCACCAAACGAACATGGCCATGTTCTTCTTCTCAGATTCATCTATGTTAGGTAAGAAGTAATTTCTGAATAATTTTTGCTTCATACAAGTCGGCATAAATCTGAGTTTTGAGTGAATCAGTGTGTTTCAATaggatgttttatttttagtttcccTCGTGAGAAGTAGACTAGTTTGAAGAGCTTATTCTGGGtttattcttttgatttctgagggaaaaaactgaaatttgGAATTTGAGGCCATGAATCTCAAGTTTCGAAGCACTGAGACTGAAGCCATTGTCATCGGTATCATAGTCGAAGGTGTGTTATTCCTCATACTTGTATTTACTTCAGCTTTGTGTGTAGCTTAGATTAAAGTCTTAAATTGTGTTTTGTTCACGTTTTGCTTGTAGTTGTTGGGCTGATAACATAGCGGTTAGGTAGTAAGTCTTGCTTTGGTTACgttttttatcatttattgtCTCTTGTTCTGTTTACGTTCTAAGTCTTGTTTTAGTTATGTTGTaagtcttgtttggttcttCACATTGATAGCTTTTTTGGTCACACTTAAACATAAATTGCTTGGTAGTTGTAATAGTTAAACATATATGCCGCTACTGTGTTTAAAGCTTTAGGTTTCTTTTCTTGTATAAGCTATTTGCAGGATCATCCGGAGTTCTGCACAACCTATATTTGCAGATTATATTGGGAAGTTCTGTATAGAATCTATTGAGTTTGAAAAATTGAGTCTTGGAACGCTTCCACCAACAGTTCACGGTAAATCCTTGGTCCcatttagttcttgtgatctCTTACNNNNNNNNNNNNNNNNNNNNNNNNNNNNNNNNNNNNNNNNNNNNNNNNNNNNNNNNNNNNNNNNNNNNNNNNNNNNNNNNNNNNNNNNNNNNNNNNNNNNNNNNNNNNNNNNNNNNNNNNNNNNNNNNNNNNNNNNNNNNNNNNNNNNNNNNNNNNNNNNNNNNNNNNNNNNNNNNNNNNNNNNNNNNNNNNNNNNNNNNNNNNNNNNNNNNNNNNNNNNNNNNNNNNNNNNNNNNNNNNNNNNNNNNNNNNNNNNNNNNNNNNNNNNNNNNNNNNNNNNNNNNNNNNNNNNNNNNNNNNNNNNNNNNNNNNNNNNNNNNNNNNNNNNNNNNNNNNNNNNNNNNNNNNNNNNNNNNNNNNNNNNNNNNNNNNNNNNNNNNNNNNNNNNNNNNNNNNNNNNNNNNNNNNNNNNNNNNNNNNNNNNNNNNNNNNNNNNNNNNNNNNNNNNNNNNNNNNNNNNNNNNNNNNNNNNNNNNNNNNNNNNNNNNNNNNNNNNNNNNNNNNNNNNNNNNNNNNNNNNNNNNNNNNNNNNNNNNNNNNNNNNNNNNNNNNNNNNNNNNNNNNNNNNNNNNNNNNNNNNNNNNNNNNNNNNNNNNNNNNNNNNNNNNNNNNNNNNNNNNNNNNNNNNNNNNNNNNNNNNNNNNNNNNNNNNNNNNNNNNNNNNNNNNNNNNNNNNNNNNNNNNNNNNNNNNNNNNNNNNNNNNNNNNNNNNNNNNNNNNNNNNNNNNNNNNNNNNNNNNNNNNNNNNNNNNNNNNNNNNNNNNNNNNNNNNNNNNNNNNNNNNNNNNNNNNNNNNNNNNNNNNNNNNNNNNNNNNNNNNNNNNNNNNNNNNNNNNNNNNNNNNNNNNNNNNNNNNNNNNNNNNNNNNNNNNNNNNNNNNNNNNNNNNNNNNNNNNNNNNNNNNNNNNNNNNNNNNNNNNNNNNNNNNNNNNNNNNNNNNNNNNNNNNNNNNNNNNNNNNNNNNNNNNNNNNNNNNNNNNNNNNNNNNNNNNNNNNNNNNNNNNNNNNNNNNNNNNNNNNNNNNNNNNNNNNNNNNNNNNNNNNNNNNNNNNNNNNNNNNNNNNNNNNNNNNNNNNNNNNNNNNNNNNNNNNNNNNNNNNNNNNNNNNNNNNNNNNNNNNNNNNNNNNNNNNNNNNNNNNNNNNNNNNNNNNNNNNNNNNNNNNNNNNNNNNNNNNNNNNNNNNNNNNNNNNNNNNNNNNNNNNNNNNNNNNNNNNNNNNNNNNNNNNNNNNNNNNNNNNNNNNNNNNNNNNNNNNNNNNNNNNNNNNNNNNNNNNNNNNNNNNNNNNNNNNNNNNNNNNNNNNNNNNNNNNNNNNNNNNNNNNNNNNNNNNNNNNNNNNNNNNNNNNNNNNNNNNNNNNNNNNNNNNNNNNNNNNNNNNNNNNNNNNNNNNNNNNNNNNNNNNNNNNNNNNNNNNNNNNNNNNNNNNNNNNNNNNNNNNNNNNNNNNNNNNNNNNNNNNNNNNNNNNNNNNNNNNNNNNNNNNNNNNNNNNNNNNNNNNNNNNNNNNNNNNNNNNNNNNNNNNNNNNNNNNNNNNNNNNNNNNNNNNNNNNNNNNNNNNNNNNNNNNNNNNNNNNNNNNNNNNNNNNNNNNNNNNNNNNNNNNNNNNNNNNNNNNNNNNNNNNNNNNNNNNNNNNNNNNNNNNNNNNNNNNNNNNNNNNNNNNNNNNNNNNNNNNNNNNNNNNNNNNNNNNNNNNNNNNNNNNNNNNNNNNNNNNNNNNNNNNNNNNNNNNNNNNNNNNNNNNNNNNNNNNNNNNNNNNNNNNNNNNNNNNNNNNNNNNNNNNNNNNNNNNNNNNNNNNNNNNNNNNNNNNNNNNNNNNNNNNNNNNNNNNNNNNNNNNNNNNNNNNNNNNNNNNNNNNNNNNNNNNNNNNNNNNNNNNNNNNNNNNNNNNNNNNNNNNNNNNNNNNNNNNNNNNNNNNNNNNNNNNNNNNNNNNNNNNNNNNNNNNNNNNNNNNNNNNNNNNNNNNNNNNNNNNNNNNNNNNNNNNNNNNNNNNNNNNNNNNNNNNNNNNNNNNNNNNNNNNNNNNNNNNNNNNNNNNNNNNNNNNNNNNNNNNNNNNNNNNNNNNNNNAAAAACAAGGGTGTCAAAAAATTAGTATTAgttttaatgttattaaaaaatacagaCACTCAAATGGGTATGTGCTCTTAAACTTGCTAAATAAGAGACAACTAGGTACCAACCCGTACTATGTGcaggataaatcgatttaaataaaatattatgaataaaattattatttgagatttaagattttttttgtataaaataaaatatgtaagtaaatttctttttcgtttattcaaatttgcgattattttttgtaaaatagtattcacccgtgaaatatttgaacttgaaAAAGAATTGTAAGCTGGTGtaaaaagttttgatgtctttttgtgtctctaaaaatcaatttcacatattttatgtttcacattattatcaaTATCACTATATCATTAAATggataaaacaatatttttaaactaatagatttaattaaactaatcctaagtttaaaaatgcaatgagaaaaatgataaaagtgataaataaatgaatagtttttttcttgtgaagtgtaatttacttttaataagtaaatgggttataaaaaataataattaaatacatttttagatttaatagttgattaaatttctcatttttaaatattaataaaaaacattGGCTCATAATATTACAGTagcatatttatgtaaataacaatGAAAAGTAAAGACATTTATTAGAAATGTATAGGAGCTCTTTAAGCGCGATACGTCAGTTTTTTTGTGAGAATGCTTCTTTATTAATATACAGAGAATTCTTATTCTTTTcatcaattataatttatttttaatcacatTTGCAATACTAAATCCCCTGTTGAAGATGCTCTTAGGTTATTTGTTTTAACAGAGGTTttagtggagaagaagaaaaaaaaaatcagataaagcaaaaaaaatataagatagcTCTAATTTAGTATACTCGTTTATGGAATAAGAACCCATATGTGTCACctagaattcttttttttcgcGGACGACTTTCTTTCCtcgctctctttctctctcgatcgaagTCCAGAATTGACAAAGGAATGAGAAGGAATCAAAAGCTATGGAATCAGAGGAGATCCGAAGCGGAGGAGATTGTATTCCTCTGGCAAGATTCCGATGGATTCGCAGCAACCATTGCTGATTCTCCAAACCCTAGCCCTCATTCTCCTCTTCGCAAACTGTAATCGAGATTCTTCCCTTGATctcgattttttcttttccgcCTCAATGCTCTATTTTAACACTTGTAATCTCTTGCGCAGAGAAGAACAGGTCCAGCTTCCTTTGGATAAGTATGGCGTCCGAGATGATGTCGGAACCGGCGGCAATATCGTTCACTTCCTCTAAGCAACTATGGTTTCAGTAGGAATTTAGCGGCTTTCTCATAGATATCAGTGTTTTCTAGTTTAATTTGAGTTCTAATTTCTTCTATTCGATATTACATGGTGGAGCTGCTCTATTATACGGAACCTGTTTTGTTTGTCCT
The sequence above is a segment of the Camelina sativa cultivar DH55 chromosome 10, Cs, whole genome shotgun sequence genome. Coding sequences within it:
- the LOC104720445 gene encoding synaptotagmin-3-like → MNLKFRSTETEAIVIGIIVEAICRIIRSSAQPIFADYIGKFCIESIEFEKLSLGTLPPTVHGVKFYETNEKELLLEPSIKWTGNPNIVLVLKVMSFRIRVQVSKSDNGTQAMQSFTTLSSKNTKFYHLLPLQPLLPTFPCFGMVVVSLMEKPHVDFGLKVTKFGYCKMFSLRCVLFFYVNQKIRHPKMTNGKTKIKNKGVKKLVLVLMLLKNTDTQMGMCS